A region of Panthera uncia isolate 11264 chromosome D4, Puncia_PCG_1.0, whole genome shotgun sequence DNA encodes the following proteins:
- the HINT2 gene encoding adenosine 5'-monophosphoramidase HINT2 isoform X1 has product MAAALVVAAGLRVARGAIALVGPRGAQVRGAAGVTDGNEVSKAQQAAPQGAAPTIFSRILDRSLPADILYEDQQCLVFRDVAPQAPVHFLVIPKKPIPRISQAEEEDQQLLGHLLLVAKKTAKAEGLGDGYRLVINDGKLGSQSVYHLHIHVLGGRQLQWPPG; this is encoded by the exons ATGGCGGCGGCCCTGGTGGTGGCCGCCGGGCTGCGCGTGGCGCGTGGGGCTATAGCGCTGGTGGGGCCGCGGGGGGCGCAG GTCCGAGGAGCTGCAGGTGTGACCGATGGAAATGAAGTGTCGAAGGCCCAGCAGGCAGCTCCTCAGGGAGCAGCCCCAACTATCTTCTCCCGGATCCTGGATCGAAGCCTCCCAGCTGACATTTTGTATGAGGACCAGCAG TGTCTCGTATTCCGTGATGTGGCCCCTCAGGCTCCTGTGCACTTCCTGGTCATTCCTAAGAAGCCCATTCCTCGGATTAGCCAGGCTGAAGAAGAAGACCAGCAG cTTCTAGGACATCTTCTCCTTGTGGCTAAGAAGACAGCAAAGGCTGAGGGGCTGGGAGATGGATACCGACTTG TGATCAATGATGGGAAGCTGGGCTCACAGTCCGTGTATCATCTGCACATTCATGTACTTGGGGGCCGACAGCTCCAGTGGCCTCCAGGTTGA
- the HINT2 gene encoding adenosine 5'-monophosphoramidase HINT2 isoform X2, with translation MAVVCRLRGGPHLGRRRGLLAGRRRDSAAEGKMAAALVVAAGLRVARGAIALVGPRGAQVRGAAGVTDGNEVSKAQQAAPQGAAPTIFSRILDRSLPADILYEDQQCLVFRDVAPQAPVHFLVIPKKPIPRISQAEEEDQQLLGHLLLVAKKTAKAEGLGDGYRLAPFQ, from the exons ATGGCCGTCGTTTGCCGGCTCCGTGGCGGCCCCCACCTCGGGCGACGGCGGGGCCTGCTTGCTGGCCGGAGGAGAGATTCGGCGGCTGAGGGCAAGATGGCGGCGGCCCTGGTGGTGGCCGCCGGGCTGCGCGTGGCGCGTGGGGCTATAGCGCTGGTGGGGCCGCGGGGGGCGCAG GTCCGAGGAGCTGCAGGTGTGACCGATGGAAATGAAGTGTCGAAGGCCCAGCAGGCAGCTCCTCAGGGAGCAGCCCCAACTATCTTCTCCCGGATCCTGGATCGAAGCCTCCCAGCTGACATTTTGTATGAGGACCAGCAG TGTCTCGTATTCCGTGATGTGGCCCCTCAGGCTCCTGTGCACTTCCTGGTCATTCCTAAGAAGCCCATTCCTCGGATTAGCCAGGCTGAAGAAGAAGACCAGCAG cTTCTAGGACATCTTCTCCTTGTGGCTAAGAAGACAGCAAAGGCTGAGGGGCTGGGAGATGGATACCGACTTG CTCCATTTCAGTGA
- the HINT2 gene encoding adenosine 5'-monophosphoramidase HINT2 isoform X3, with protein MAVVCRLRGGPHLGRRRGLLAGRRRDSAAEGKMAAALVVAAGLRVARGAIALVGPRGAQVRGAAGVTDGNEVSKAQQAAPQGAAPTIFSRILDRSLPADILYEDQQCLVFRDVAPQAPVHFLVIPKKPIPRISQAEEEDQQPPISLPFPLASRTSSPCG; from the exons ATGGCCGTCGTTTGCCGGCTCCGTGGCGGCCCCCACCTCGGGCGACGGCGGGGCCTGCTTGCTGGCCGGAGGAGAGATTCGGCGGCTGAGGGCAAGATGGCGGCGGCCCTGGTGGTGGCCGCCGGGCTGCGCGTGGCGCGTGGGGCTATAGCGCTGGTGGGGCCGCGGGGGGCGCAG GTCCGAGGAGCTGCAGGTGTGACCGATGGAAATGAAGTGTCGAAGGCCCAGCAGGCAGCTCCTCAGGGAGCAGCCCCAACTATCTTCTCCCGGATCCTGGATCGAAGCCTCCCAGCTGACATTTTGTATGAGGACCAGCAG TGTCTCGTATTCCGTGATGTGGCCCCTCAGGCTCCTGTGCACTTCCTGGTCATTCCTAAGAAGCCCATTCCTCGGATTAGCCAGGCTGAAGAAGAAGACCAGCAG ccacccatctccctccctttccctctagcTTCTAGGACATCTTCTCCTTGTGGCTAA